GTAATGGCATACCCGTTTCCACAAGGATTCTGCCGATAGAATAAATCGAATACAACACGCTCTTCGTGACGGCCCTCCCGAAAATGGCCGTACATCATCGTCAATTGGTAAAGGTCCGTGAGCAGCGTCAAGTGTCTGTCACGATAAACCGGCAAGCGGGATATTTCTTCGATCCGCTGCCGTGCTCGTTCATTCACATCTGTCAACCAATTCATCTCCTGCACCCATATGATGTTGAGGTCTATTTTTCGCTCGCGAGCGCATCCTGAATGATTTGTATCACTTCACGACCACCACTTGCAATGATGTCGCGTGTCACCAGGCTGTACGGTTGGCCGTCAAGGTCCTCAACCGTGCCTCCAGCTTCTTCAATTAAGAGAACACCAGCCGCGACATCCCACGCATTCAATTCATATTCCCAGAATACATCAATTCTGCCAGCCGCCACATACGCCAGTTGCAATGCTGCAGCCCCTAACGTGCGAAGGCTCTTAGCGCGGGTGATGAGCGGCATGGTACGCTCCATCATCACATCGCGTTCGGCATGTCGCATGGGCAGTCCCGTGGAGATCACGGCACGTTCCAGTTCGTGAATCCGTGAAACCGCGAGTTTCATCCCGGGGTTCGATTCACCTGTTCTGGAGATCCAATCGCTGATGGCAGATTTATCAGCGAGATACGCTCCTTGCCCGCGGACGCTGTAGAACACTTCGCCGCGGTAGGGATCGCACACAACACCCACCTGAATGCGGCCTTGGCATGCAAAGGCAATGGAAACAACAGAAAGGGGGATAGCGTGCACGAAGTTCGTCGTTCCGTCAAGCGGATCGACAATCCAAACAGCTTCGTCAGCCAGGATTTCACGCGTCGCGGTAACGGCGGCGTCATGCCCCGGACCCACTGATTCTTCACCAAGTACGTGGTGATCCGGAAAGCTGGTTCTTATGCGGTCATGGATCAGCCGCTCGCAATGTGGATCAACATCCGTGACCAAATCGGAAATAGATGTTTTTGTATGAACCACCAATTCCGTGGCGAATCTTGACCGAAAGTAATCCCCTGCCTCAAGAGCCGCTTCCAAGGCGGTACGCAGCACGAGCCTCAATTGTTTGTCCTCGGTTCCCATGGCATGTCACCTTTCTGGAAAGGTTTCCTCACTCAACAAGCTGAAAACGAACATCCTTGATGCGCAAGTGGAAGTCTGAGAGTTTGGCGTATTCCAACGCCCCGCTCGGGAACAAAACACAAACAGATGTTTCGTTTAACAAGTGAACGACGAGCTCACCCGTGACGATGCTCCCGCTGTCGCCAAGACAAACTGCCAACGGCGTCAAATGGTCCGATGGAAAAACAGACGGACGTTGATGAGCCTCTGCTGATGTTCGGACAAGGACGAAATCGCTTGTTGCGGCGTCGCCGAGATGGACTTGGACTGCCGCATTCTCTCCAGACCCAGTTCTCTCCATTGTTAGCCTGACTTCAATTATGCGTTCATAATCCGTGCCGTACGGTGCGTAGTCCGTCGTTTCACGAACGTTGTTGACGGAGACGGACAAATGAGTGGGTTCGATCCGTTGGGCCTGCTTGAGTGGTACGACAGGCAACGTTTGGGACGTCGGAAGGTAGTGCTGGAACCACTCTGCAATCCGCACAAGTTCGTCCATCCGATGCCTAGGTTCATGAATCCCATGTCCCTCTCTCGGGTAATGAATGTACTCAACCGTCTTGCCGGCTTCCACCAGTGCATTGTACATTTCGCGTGAATTCGCCGGAAACGTATTGTCATCGGCATCACCGTGGATGATGAGAACCGGTGTCTGGATATTCTGTACGTATCGCGAGGGTGACCGTTCAAGGTACAGTTCCTCGTTCTCCCAATACGTCCCCAGGTACATGATCTCCCAGGTTCGCTGCGTGGAGCACCCGAAATCGGTGAACAAACTCCAGATTCCGAATTCAGAAACGGCCGCTTTAAAACGATGGTCATGACCGATGATCCAGTTGGTCATATACCCGCCATAGCTTCCGCCAGTCAGTCCGAGCCTTTCCGGATTAATTCGCCCCGTCTCCAATACGGCATCCACACCGGCCATGATATCTCGATAGTCGCCGCCGCCGAGATCGCGATGGTTGGCTTGAATGTACGTCTGCCCGTAACCAATTCCGCCGCGATAATTTGGCGAAAAAACGGCGTATCCAAGGCTTGCCAACCAATGATAGTTGAGATAGTGCGCGAAGGAAAGCGTCGTATGCCAAGCGGGTCCTCCGTGAATATCGACAATGAGCGGATACGGGCCAGCCCCAACGAGTTCCTCGTTCGGCAGCACGAGGACGCCCTCCATTTGCCACCCGTCAAACGAGTTCCATGTAAACGCCTCGACACGTGCTCGAGGCAAATCACGTTTGTCAGCATGTAAGTTCGTCCATGCTTTCCCGATCTGCTCGTCCAGAGAACTGACAAACACATCGGCCGGATCATCTTTCGTCTCCGCGATATACGCGATGCGTTTTGCCTTGTCAGCCACCGCAAACTCTTGAACAATCGCCGTTTCCAACGTGATGTAGCGAAAGCTCCACTCTTCTACATTCTCACTGCACGTAAAACCAACAATAGGTGCGTATAATCCCCGTTCGGTCGCAGCGATGATTTCGTGGGGACCGTTCCACGCAATGTCCTCGACATCGCCGACAAAGCCCAAGGCTTCCGTAACATTCTCCACGCTCTTACCATTTAAATGAATCAGCCATAGGTCAGACTGTGCATGTTCGGACAAATCACCCCGGGGCGCGATAAAGGCGATTCGGGTTCCATCCGGCGAGATGACTGGCTGAACACAGGCGCCTTTGCGGGTGACCAAAGGACGGGCGTGAAAGGCACCGGAGTCCGAACGAGCGAGCGCCCATATGTCACATCTGTCCACGTCATTGACGAGGCCCGTGTAGTTCGTCACAAATACCACAAGCGACCCATCGTGGTTCACGGCCAACTGCTGCAAACCGTAGTCCCGGGGATATATTGTGGTTACTTCGAACGTCGGCAGCGCAATGGAACAGATCCGCTTTGGACGAACGATCCGCTCTTCGTGTATCACATCCCGCTTGTCTTCTTCAGCAGAGGTCCGCATGTACTTCTCATACGGTGTTTCCTTCGCATCAGTGATGACGAACAGGCGCTTCCCATCTCCTGTAAAGGTGAAGTCGTAAACTTCACCGAGCTCGTCGGAGACAAGTCTCGCCTCACCGCCAGCAAGGGGGAGAACATACAATTGATG
This is a stretch of genomic DNA from Alicyclobacillus dauci. It encodes these proteins:
- a CDS encoding inositol monophosphatase family protein codes for the protein MGTEDKQLRLVLRTALEAALEAGDYFRSRFATELVVHTKTSISDLVTDVDPHCERLIHDRIRTSFPDHHVLGEESVGPGHDAAVTATREILADEAVWIVDPLDGTTNFVHAIPLSVVSIAFACQGRIQVGVVCDPYRGEVFYSVRGQGAYLADKSAISDWISRTGESNPGMKLAVSRIHELERAVISTGLPMRHAERDVMMERTMPLITRAKSLRTLGAAALQLAYVAAGRIDVFWEYELNAWDVAAGVLLIEEAGGTVEDLDGQPYSLVTRDIIASGGREVIQIIQDALASEK
- a CDS encoding S9 family peptidase; protein product: MKKWTIEEVVSFGRPSGVTISPDGNRVVYSLQTTDDEASEYVHKLWSVDEHDRLHPVQLTQGDSKDTYPQMSPDGKWLGFISDRRPKSEDDDTEYPDHQLYVLPLAGGEARLVSDELGEVYDFTFTGDGKRLFVITDAKETPYEKYMRTSAEEDKRDVIHEERIVRPKRICSIALPTFEVTTIYPRDYGLQQLAVNHDGSLVVFVTNYTGLVNDVDRCDIWALARSDSGAFHARPLVTRKGACVQPVISPDGTRIAFIAPRGDLSEHAQSDLWLIHLNGKSVENVTEALGFVGDVEDIAWNGPHEIIAATERGLYAPIVGFTCSENVEEWSFRYITLETAIVQEFAVADKAKRIAYIAETKDDPADVFVSSLDEQIGKAWTNLHADKRDLPRARVEAFTWNSFDGWQMEGVLVLPNEELVGAGPYPLIVDIHGGPAWHTTLSFAHYLNYHWLASLGYAVFSPNYRGGIGYGQTYIQANHRDLGGGDYRDIMAGVDAVLETGRINPERLGLTGGSYGGYMTNWIIGHDHRFKAAVSEFGIWSLFTDFGCSTQRTWEIMYLGTYWENEELYLERSPSRYVQNIQTPVLIIHGDADDNTFPANSREMYNALVEAGKTVEYIHYPREGHGIHEPRHRMDELVRIAEWFQHYLPTSQTLPVVPLKQAQRIEPTHLSVSVNNVRETTDYAPYGTDYERIIEVRLTMERTGSGENAAVQVHLGDAATSDFVLVRTSAEAHQRPSVFPSDHLTPLAVCLGDSGSIVTGELVVHLLNETSVCVLFPSGALEYAKLSDFHLRIKDVRFQLVE